Below is a window of Leuconostoc gasicomitatum LMG 18811 DNA.
AGACTGTCCAGCAATTGAGTACATTGTGGCAGAGTTCTATTGCCAGTACAACTGCTGTTGTGTCGTCAATTGGTATTGGAAAACTCATCGCTTATCCTATCTTAGGAGAACTATCAGATCATTTAGATCGAAAAAAACTGCTTAGTATCGCAGCGATCACGTATATTTTGTTTTTTACATTATTACCATTAACACATACTATTTTTTTGGCGGTTATTGTGACAACTTTGGCAGGATTAGCGAATGCAGCCTTAGATGCAGTTGCATATCCAACATTATTAGAGATTAATCACGGTAAATCGAGTGGTAATGTCTTAATAAAAGCTATGATTTCATTGGGTGAAGGTTTGCTGCCTATCATATTAGTGACACTCATTAATCAAAAGATTTGGTTTGGTTGGTTATACTGGTTAGCAACAGCTATTTTGATTGTGAATCTGAGTACCATGTTGTCTATTAAATCTGAAAAATTTTATACCTTAAAGAATCAGACAACGTCAAAAGTCATTAAAAATAAAGTTAAATGGCAGTGGGACATCACAAAAATACTTTTCTTAATTTATGGTTTTAGTTCGATGTGGTTGATGCTTCATTTTACGCAGTGGGTCACGCGATACTTTCATGTTGTGCAGTCTTTTACAACGGTTAATTCACATTTGCTAATGACTTTTTATAGTATTGGGTCGTTAGTTGGTGTGGGATTGTTATTTTTAATTACTAATCAAAAGTGGATACGCGAAGCCAGGTTACTTGTCCTAACGGCTATTGGAACAATAGTGGGATTGGCTGTGATCGTTTCAAGCCAAGAGATGCGTCTTGCTAGTTTGGGTTGTTTTATTTTTGGTATTTCTGCGGCTGGGGGGTCATTACAATTAGGATTGAGCCAATTAATTGCACACAATTCGAAATTTTCCGGTCGATTAACAGGCCTTTATTTTTTCTTTGGTAGTGTGGCATTTTTTTTAATGCCAATCGTGACTGGGTTATTTGCGACGAAACACTTAGCAAACATGATGACGAGTCTATTCATTATTGCTGGTTTGAATTTAATTATCGTCGTATTCAATGTGTTCCACGAACGTAACAGATGATTTAGTTTGTTTGATTCAATAAATAAAACCCGATAACTCTCACATAATATGAAAGTCATCGGGTTTTATAATGTTAGAACTGTGAATAGAAATCATAGAATAAATGGCTCTTATTGGTTACTAAACACCTGTTTTGCCACGATTAACCATTCGCCTCTGACATGAGAAGAATAACTGCCAATCGT
It encodes the following:
- a CDS encoding MFS transporter, giving the protein MTEIKQRTTAEYQVNHFKVRLVIYLSYIVQGFALIILAQTVQQLSTLWQSSIASTTAVVSSIGIGKLIAYPILGELSDHLDRKKLLSIAAITYILFFTLLPLTHTIFLAVIVTTLAGLANAALDAVAYPTLLEINHGKSSGNVLIKAMISLGEGLLPIILVTLINQKIWFGWLYWLATAILIVNLSTMLSIKSEKFYTLKNQTTSKVIKNKVKWQWDITKILFLIYGFSSMWLMLHFTQWVTRYFHVVQSFTTVNSHLLMTFYSIGSLVGVGLLFLITNQKWIREARLLVLTAIGTIVGLAVIVSSQEMRLASLGCFIFGISAAGGSLQLGLSQLIAHNSKFSGRLTGLYFFFGSVAFFLMPIVTGLFATKHLANMMTSLFIIAGLNLIIVVFNVFHERNR